In the Ictidomys tridecemlineatus isolate mIctTri1 chromosome 10, mIctTri1.hap1, whole genome shotgun sequence genome, AGGAGCCTAGAGTGCAGGATAGGCGGCTTGTAAGGTGGGGTTGGCCAACTttgggctggggaaggaggagggaggtggagaTCCATGTACTCAGCCAAGGGTCCTCAAGCTGCAGTTAAGCTGCAGGTAGAGTATGACCAACTCTGGGGCCCAAGGCCTGATGCAGCATTAAGGTCTGGGGTTCTGGAGGTGCCTCTCACAACTGGGGGACTGGGGTGCACCCCTGCCTGCTGGGAACAGAGCTTCATCTACCCTAGCTGGGCACTTGTGCCCACCTGACCTCCAAGTATGTCCACTCCTCCAGGAAATCAAGAATACCCTGCAGTGGGGTGCAGACCCTGTCCACCCCAGAACCTGCCAGCTGCCAGGTGTGTCCCAGGGCAAGGAGGCTAGGAGCCAGGTCACCCAGAGCCAGTTGTGGTTACCAAGTGTGTTggatcagtccccaaactctgggAATAGGGTGGGACCGGAGCCTCCAGGGCAGAGGTGGTCCATACATTAATGATCATGACCCAGTATTGATTCCCCAGGAAAGTAACCATGGAAATTTCCAAAGAAGTGGGCTGGAGGTGGAAGGTAGTCTTGAAATATCTCCTGGCCATACAGACCCTTCTGAGCCCTTGAGGGGGACTGTGCAGCTCTGGCCTGCCTGCTCCCACCTGTTTCTCTTAATGTGAGGAGGATATTGCCCCTGGCCCCAGGCTGCCCTAAAGACAGTGGAGGGGCAGGAGTGGGGATTGCCATTGGTTGCACAGTCAGAGCCTtgctgggggcaggggagggggtcCCAACAGAGGAAGCAGAGGTCAGGAAGCTTGTCTTCGGGGAGGGTGGCAGGATTAGGCTGCTGTCTCAGCCAAGATGCAGTCTATGCTTGCTCCTGCTCACAAGAACACTGGTATGCTCTCCCCCTGGTGAGGCAGGGGTCTGGGAATCCCCTGAGTTGCAGCACTCGTACCTCTCCAAGCTCCAGCTACCTGATGATGCTGGCTATTGCAGACTTTATTGGGGGCTGGCCTGACCATGGCTGCCAGGCCCAGGGGACACAGGTTCTGAGACCCATCCTTGTTCCCAGGCCCTTGTCCCGCCCACCTTCTCCCAGGAGCCTGGGCAGATGCCCTTCCTGATGCTGGGGAGAAGCTGAGCTACCTAGGGTGGCCTGTGGGAACAATGACTGAGCACCAGGCCCTGCACCTGCTGTCTTCATGCCTGAGCTTATCTCATGTGTTCAGTAACTTTGCAGTTGGCAGGAGGTGCTGCTCCTGAAGCCAGGGTTCAGAGAAGCAGCCTGGCTTGCTCAGGAGCACACAGCCAGAGTGGGGCAGGTGTGTGGGCCGGGCCTGTTCCTGGTGCCATGAGAGTGGGCCAGCTAAGTAGATCCtttcctggggggtgggggggtctggGTGCCACAGGCCCCATGGTCACTTCCCTCCTGCTGCATCTGAAAGGGGCCTGGGGCAATTTTTCACAGGTGCCTATTTTTTGAGACTAAAGTTGCTGCTTCTGATTAATGGCCTGTCAGGATGAGCTTCCAAGAGGCTGGAGTAGCATGGGGGCCTGTTTCCTTCTTTCCTGCTATGAAGTATAACTGGAGAGTTGACGTGGTTACCGGCAGCAGAAGTGGAGGCCTGATAGCCTGCTGAGCCCTCCTGGGTTCTGGGTAACTGGGGCACCTGGGAGTGGCTGAGAGCTGCAGACAAGAGGAATTTACTTAAGATCAAACATATGTTCAAGAGTCCGAGGCCTGTGACAGAAAGGACCTGAGCCACCCCCACCAGTGGGCAGCCCACCTTCAGGGCTGCTTGATCATCTCTGTCCTGCTCAGGCCTCAGGGGTATGGGCTAGAAGCCCTTCCTTGGTGTTGTAGGGAGAGGGTGACCGCAGCCCATGCACGTCACTCACCTTGCCTCTCCCAGGATCTGCTGTCTCCAGACCACAGGCCTCCTAGAGGCCTTCCCACAGCTGTCCATGGGAGCCATAAACATTACTTTAAATGCTCAGCTTCCTTTAGAAATGTGTAGAGGCCCTTGGGGCCAGGCCTTGGGGACAGATAAACAAGCCCCCTTGCTGTCCTCCAGGGCCAGCTTCTAGGGCAGCCTGTATCTGAGGCAGACTCGCTCCTGGCCACATGCAGATGCTGGTTGAAGCAACGGGTACCACGTCCCATGCCCTGACAGCCCTTCAGACCCGAGGACTTGGAGTCTAGCCAGAGGGACTCCCTGACACGGCCTTTAAAAAGCAGTCATTTCCGACAGGCACCTACCTTGACTTTTTGCTAGGTAGGTTTCTGCAACACAAATGTTCACCACACACCTGCAGCCTCACTGACCACCCGGGCAACACAGCCCTGAGCAGTCCTCCCCTTTCTGGCTCCGGGCGCTCCACTAGGAGGACTCCAGGTGGCAGCCTGGTCTCTCAGGTTTGCCCGGCTGCAGCTCCTCTTTGCTGATGGAAGCACGTTGTCCTCCCGTCACTCCTGACACCAGGCGATGCTTTCCTCTTGTCTCTACCTGGTCTTTTTGAGGGTTCCCTCCTCGTCCTTGATGCTATGCTGCTCAGTGGCCATGACTTTCCTCTGCTGGTGACACAGCATGTCTGTGGGAGATGCCTCTCTGTCCTTTGCAGCTTCGCCCTGTAGCCCTGGCTGATATTTTAGTCTGCTGTGCTGGGCTCCTTCAGCCCCATTCAGTTCCCCGATTATCTGTTCAACACTCTCCAAACTGGAGCTGATCTGGACTTTGCTGGGCTTGGGTTTTGTTTGTGCATTTAAATGACTGTATTTGTTCATGACAAAGgtctattatttttaagaatagacacttgttcattttacttcttaaaaGTCAAATTTATAGGGACTGGGTACGATACAGTGCtcacgcttataatcccagcaacttggggctgaggcaagaagatcacaagttcaaggccagcctggaaagaaagtgagaccctgtcttaaaataaaaaataaaaaggtctgggggtgctgctctgtggcagagcacccttggattcaatccctaccACCTTCCCACCAAGAAAGTCAATTTCCTTGACAATCTttgtccaggccttgcttgagaCCCCTAACACACTGAAGCAGTCTCTGCGCAGCAGGTAACCCCCATGGCCCTGCTGGACCTGAAGTGAACTCATGGCCCATCCCCCTGCCAACTTTCCAGGCCGACTAGCCAGTGCTGAGCAGCCTGGCCTGCAACCTAGGTGACTGGAGGTGTGGGTGTGGACCCCAGGGTAGAAGGGTGTCCTGTCTTGTCTTCCAGGCTTAATTGCCTATGCCCCATCCCTGgtgtccccagccctggcagTGGTGTGAGCATCCCCTGTCTGAGATAGTGTGGGTCACTCAGGACACTGATCGTGGCTAGCAGCCCTGGCTCAGGCGCAGGGGCTCTGTGGGTCCAGAGTGGCTGCCCCTTGGTGCCGTTCCTCCTGGGCAGGCAGCTACTCCCTCGTGAGCCTCATCTTCCTATGAAAGATGCACCTTGATGTGTGCCTACCCCTGGACTTGCCATGTCGATGTACTCTGtgcctgtctctgcctctccaCTGATACCACACGTGCCTGTCCCCACTGGGTTCTGTCCCCCCAGTCCTGCACCCTCCTGGGCTGTGTCCTTGGCCAGCACCTTCTGTACATCTCTCGTGTCCACCTGCTCCCATGCTGTTTCCTAGGTCATTTAGCTCCATGTCACCCTCTCTGGAGTCCATAGGCTGTGGCCACTGTCCAGGTATAGGGACCTCTGGTGCCTTTGCCACTGCACAGCTTCTCAAAACAGGCTGCTGGGAGGTGGACATCATGTGCCAGGGATAGCATTCCCTAGAGCCAGGTGGACACTGGCAGAGCCTCCTGGGGGAGGAAGGCCCAGGCCCTGTGGAGCCCAGCATTGCCCACTCCcagcagagctgggctgaggTCACTGCATGTCCTGCAGGTCAGCTGGGTGCTGCAGTCCTGCTCTGGAGGCCCCTGACCACCTGGTGCCTTTCCTGTTGTGCTGCCCCTTGGGGTCTAAGAGGCCTCAGGGCCAGTGGAGTGGGAGGTCACAGAGCGACCACTGTGGCTATCAACAGCCACGTCTGTCTTGGCTCACCAAGACGCCTGTCTACTGACCACAtggcttttccttcctcccttgttTTCCAAACAATTTGCTTAATGTGATTTCCAGCCCAGTTGAACATGACTAACAATGTTTACCTGCCaccaggtgggtggggcagggaggcaggaggaaggaatGCCGTCTGCCCCACTCATCACACCTGTCCTTCTCTTCTCTAGAGACGGCTTCGGCCAGCACGTGGCCTTGGCCCCCACCATGGAGCCCCTGTTCCCAGCCTCTATGCAGGACTGGAATGTGTCGGTCACCCCTGGAGGTGGCCACAACGGGACACAGGGGGGAGTAGCATCCTCGGTGGGTGCCCGGGCAGTGCTTGTGCCCATCCTGTATCTGCTGGTGTGTGTGGTAGGGCTGGGTGGCAACACACTGGTCATCTATGTGGTACTGCGCCACGCCAAGATGAAGACGGTCACCAACGTGTACATCCTCAACCTCGCCGTGGCCGACGTGCTGCTCATGCTGGGGCTGCCCTTCCTGGCCACACAGAACGCAGTCTCCTACTGGCCATTCGGCTCTTTCCTGTGCCGCCTGGTCATGACGCTGGACGGCATCAACCAGTTCACCAGCATCTTCTGCCTGACCGTCATGAGTGTGGACCGCTACCTGGCCGTGGTCCATCCACTGCGCTCTGCCCGGTGGCGCCGCCCGCGGGTGGCCAAACTGGCCAGCGCAGCCGTCTGGGCCTTCTCTCTGCTCATGTCGCTGCCGCTGCTGGTCTTCGCTGACGTCCAGGAGGGATGGGGCACCTGCAACCTCAGCTGGCCGGAGCCAGTGGGACTGTGGGGTGCCGCCTTCATCACCTACACGTCTGTGCTGGGCTTCTTCGGGCCGCTGCTGGTCATCTGCCTCTGCTACCTGCTGATTGTGGTGAAGGTGAAGGCGTCGGGTGTGCGTGTGGGCTCTTCGCGGCGACGGCGGTCGGAGCGCAAGGTGACAcgcatggtggtggtggtggtgctggtgttCGTGGGCTGCTGGCTGCCTTTCTTCATAGTCAACATCGTCAACCTGGCCTTCACGCTGCCCGAGGAGCCCACCTCCGCCGGCCTCTACTTCTTCGTGGTGGTCCTGTCCTATGCCAACAGCTGCGCCAACCCCCTGCTCTACGGCTTCCTCTCTGACAACTTCCGCCAGAGCTTCCGGAAGGTTCTGTGCCTCCGTGGGGGCTATGGTGCAGAGGATGCAGACACCGTGGAGCCACAGCCGGACAAGAGTGGACGGCCGCAGGAGGTGGCGCTGCCTGTGCGCAGCTGTGAGGCCAATGGACGCATGCAGACCAGCCGGCTATGAGGCCGCAGCAGTGCCCAGGTCCTGCGGGCTCCCCATTGCCCAGCCCTGGGGCTACAAGATGGGTACTCCTCAGTGGCCCTGTGAGGATGGGGCTGAATGGGGCCAGAGAAGGTGTGGACATGGCACGGTGGGTGCCTCGGTGACCAGCTGGTTGCCGGCCTGTCCTCCTGCTCAGGCCAGGTTCTAGAGAGGAAGAAGGGATTTGGTCATGCCCCAGGAAGTGCCTGGACATCTCCACCTCCCATCCTGGCCCCAACCTACATCAGCCATCCAGGCCAGGGAGCAGTTTCTCTAGGAGGCCAGCTATGGGGAGACACTCCTGACCACTGGTGTGAGCCTGTGCTGGGGCTCTGCCCACTCTGTTTGTACCCTTGTCCTTGAGCCCTGAGTCACCTGGTCACAGAGCACAATGCCCTGTATGCTCAGCTCTGGCCTCTGCTCCCCAGATCTCCTGGGGACCAGTGGCCACCCCAGCTCCTTGCTGGCCCTGTAGCTGTGTGGACCTCGGGGAGGCAGGTGCAAAGCCATGTAGGTCTTGGGCAGCCAGCATGAACTGGAATCCCAGAGGATACCCTCTCCTCAGGGCCTCTGTCCACCCACCTGTCCCCCATCACCTCTGTCCAGGGGGGAGACAGGCACCCTCCCGGGCTCCACACTGGGATGGAGGAGGGGCACCCACAGGGACAGGGCATGGCCACACTGGCAGACGTTTAGTCTGAGGGGCCCAGCGGGGGCAAGGAGGTGTCTTTGAGGTCAGGGGCCGCAAGGCAGCACAGTCCTGTCTTTTGCCTGGTTGGGGGCTCAGGAGGCAGCCTGTAGCCATCCATAGGGGCCGCACTATGTGGGTTAACACAAATGCCAGCAAGGGTGGGCCCCCCGAGGAATCTGCCCTCTAGGCTGGAACTGCCCAGGTGCAGGGGCCAAGCACCCCGTGCCAAACCTTGCTGGGATTCCCCCCAGGGGGCACACTGCTTTGGGGCAGCCCTGCCTGGCACTGCACAGCCCTGCAGGAAGGTGCTGTGCCAGGCTAAGCAGGGCTGGGTAGCACAAAGGCCAGGCTGGTGCTGCTGGGCAGCAGGCACGACCCTCTGCCAGAGGCCAAGCCTGGACACTCATTCTGTGTGCTGAGGGCACTTGTGTTCGAGAACCTGCTCCCTGAATGAATTAGAGAATAAATGTTTGATCCTTCCTCAAAGCAAATATTGTCCCTGAAGCCGTGGGAAGCCAGCGGGACCTAGAGTGTGTTGTAGGTGTGAGGCCCGCAGCCCAGCCTGCCTACTGAACCCAGGCGAGGCTGGGATGGGTTGGCCACGCCCAGTTGGGAGTGGGCAGCAGGGTTCACAAAGTGGGGGTCATTGGGGTGCCAAGCTGGGGCTGGCCATCCCTGGCCTCCTGGGATTAGCCACTCTGGGCAGGTGAAGTGTTCTCGATGTGGGTTCCACAGAACTCTGCCTGCCCCCAGGGGCTGCAGGCAAAACCCACCCTTGCCGACAGGTCCAGCATCCCAAGGCACGTCCAGGGAAAGATATCCAGGGAGAGACCAAGGCCTGTTTGCTCTGCAGCTCCCACCTCCTGTAAGGCCTCCCCTAGGATTTGGATAAAAGATGCTCCTGTTGGAACAGCTTGGGGGAGAGCAGATGGCTCGGAAATCTCTGCCCAGACCAATCTCCCCAGTCGATCAGATCTGACAGAGGCCCTCCCTGGGTGGGGCCAGCAGAATGTCCTGCCTGGAGCTCAGTAGGCCAGCTCCTAGTCACAGAGAAAGGACTACAGGGCCTCTGTGCAGTAAGGCAGGTGCCCCCCCCCAGAGGATGCTTGGCCCTCCTGGAAGCCTCCTGCCCCATCTTGTCAGTCTGAGGCCCCTGTGAAATTGTAGCATTGTCCAGACACCAGCCCCAGGACCCCTTGTCCCTCTGTCTaacaccccagccccacagccctgcTGGACCCACATGCTCACCTGGCTGCAGGTGCTCACCTGGCTGCCTTTGCTGATCGTCTTCCCCTCATTGGGGGCACACCCCACTCTGGTCAACCTGAGCAGCATAAGCCTTTGCCCCGAGGCCCATCAGGGACAGTGAGCTCCAGGGAGGCCCCACCGCTGAACCTGGTTCACATCTCACTAGTGCGGGCCCCTGGCCTGGGAGATCGGAAAGTGTGTGTCCTTGGACAAGCACTGGtgtgcacctactgtgtgcccacTGGGGTTTAGTTGCAGGGAGCATTGAAGTGCATTCCAGGCAAAGGAAACAGCATGTGTGAAGATCCAGAGGCAAAGGAGCACAGACCCGAGCTCTCCAGCCTGGGGTGGGATGGCTTGGACAGCACAGACAGCAGGTGATGACCTGTCCTGGCTTCCGGGAAGGAAGGAGGACAGGAGAGATCAGGAGCACCAAGACTGGAGAGAGAGGGAGCCGATGGAGGGCAGGCCCTCCAGGGAAGGGGCAAGGCGGCCGGCCCAGGCCAGGTATCTGGGGCGGGGAGTGTGGGCTCCCAGGGTGCTGAAGAGGCAGAATCATTGTCCCTGGCATGGCATAGGGCCATGCTGGCTTCCAGTTGGGgcatgagggagagagagacctCAGATGGTGGGCTGAGCCTGTGGGATGTTCTGGGAGGTTCTATGCAGCCCATGGCCCCTAGGACCAGTCCTGACCTGTCTGGGCAAGGTAGGACACCTCAGGGCACCTGTGTAAAGGCCTGAGCTTGGACAGCCCTTGGAGTCCTTGAGCTGCTCCCTGCCCTTCCGTTGACATCTTGaggtccccagtctccacagaTGTGACCGAGGGGCAGAGACACCACAGAGGACTCAGAGCCTCCACCATCTGCAGGCTGCGGCCAGTAGGATGGGGGCGGTGCAGGGCAAACATCCTGTGCGGGAGCGGCAACCTGCTTTATGGGCGCTCCGTCCGCATCGATGGGTTTTATTGGCCACTGGGCTCCAGCGGTTCCCAGAGTGACCTTGCTCAGGAAATCCGGCCTGCGAGGCAGGGACGAGGATGGGGGACAGGAGGTCTCTATTTGCCCAGCAGGGCAGGGTGCAGGTCAGGAAAGGTGGGTGTTGGGGAGCAGCCCCCACAGGCAGAGTAGGCATTCCCCCCCTAGGATGGCAGCCGAGTAAGTCTGGGCTCACAGGACTGGGCAGTGGCTCCTGCCAGCCCACCTACCTCCTCATGTTGGGGGTCCCAGGTGGGTGCTGGGGAGGGCGTGTCCCCACCCTGCTGTGGTGTCCTGGGGAAAGTGAGAGCAGCAGGGGTGAGGGTAGGCACTGGGCAGAATAGATGGGACATAGGtggccagggggctggggatgccaTTGCTTCCCATCAAAGAGTCTGCCAAGGTGGGAGTTGGTGGGGCTGTGGGGTCCCAGGAAACCATTCAAGGACATCCACTTGTGACTCTCTCCTGCTCGCCTCTGGGGCTCCCTATCCCCACGCTTCCTGAGGCACCTCCCGCATGGAAAGAAGTGTCACCCGGGAGCAGTGTGAGGAGATCCTGATCACGGCAGTTGATTGGTTGGCCCTGGGGCTTTTCCTCCCTGGATGGAGATGGACCGGCCCCCAGGCTCATGCCCTGCTGGGCTCCTATGGGCTGACACCCCTGGTCAGTGCAGGGCAGCGAGAAGGCCAAGATGGGGCCAGCAAATCCAAGAGCATGGCCCCTCCACCCAAGTTCACGAGGTGAGAGTCATGAGCCTGAGCAGGCGGCCAGGAGTGAGGGCATCCCAGAGCTGCCCTCATGTTGGCAGGGCTCCTGCTGCTCCCTCACTTAGGCCTGTCCTGCCCTGGCCAAGCCTGTGTTTGTCCCCTTGCTCTGAACAGCCTCAGGGCTCAGGCCCAGGGCCCCTGGAGCCAGGCAGGGGCCCAGGAGAGAGGAGCCTTATCACTTCTCTACCCATGTGGCTGTGGCTCCCCTAGAGGATTGGCccttttgtgactggtttatGTCACCCAGCACCCTGTCCTCAGGGCCCATCCCAGCAGGTGTCCAGGGTTCCCTTGTGCTTGGGCACCACGTTGCCACCTATGTCCCTCTCATGGGGAAGCTCCCAGTCATTCTCCCAAGCATCTTGAGGTTGCCACACAGCCACGGTCTTCCCTCCTTCATTCCTGGTTGAACCAAGGGCTCACAGCTGGCATTCACCATGCTCCTGGCTGTCACTCTTGCCCTCTCACTGGATGGGAA is a window encoding:
- the Sstr5 gene encoding somatostatin receptor type 5 translates to MEPLARDGFGQHVALAPTMEPLFPASMQDWNVSVTPGGGHNGTQGGVASSVGARAVLVPILYLLVCVVGLGGNTLVIYVVLRHAKMKTVTNVYILNLAVADVLLMLGLPFLATQNAVSYWPFGSFLCRLVMTLDGINQFTSIFCLTVMSVDRYLAVVHPLRSARWRRPRVAKLASAAVWAFSLLMSLPLLVFADVQEGWGTCNLSWPEPVGLWGAAFITYTSVLGFFGPLLVICLCYLLIVVKVKASGVRVGSSRRRRSERKVTRMVVVVVLVFVGCWLPFFIVNIVNLAFTLPEEPTSAGLYFFVVVLSYANSCANPLLYGFLSDNFRQSFRKVLCLRGGYGAEDADTVEPQPDKSGRPQEVALPVRSCEANGRMQTSRL